In Bacteroidales bacterium, the genomic window CAACTTTCTCTAATTCTCCTACAACAACACTAGTGATATAAGTTGCGACCGGCTGTTCAATTTTCCAATGCCAAACTTTATTTCCGTTGGCATCGGGAGCCACACTTTGGAACACTCCTCCACAAGTTGCTGTATGTGATGGAATTGTTGTGATGTAGAAATCGTAGGTTGCTTTATCGGTAAAATTGTCAATACATGGATACCAGCAACGTCCGTAAACATGCGGATTAACTCTCATGCCTACACCAAGATTAAAAGCTTGCCCCGAATTGAAATAAAAGCCTCCCCAACCTGACGGGTCTTTGGCTGGAACGCCTTGATAATATATCTCTGCTGATAAGGTGTCTGTAACATTATAGTTTTGAGTTGTAACAAAACGCACTACATCATTTGTGTGTTGAAAATCAACAACATTGCCGTTAAACTTGACACTGTCAACTGTCAGTTTCTGTAAATCAAAACCAAAATTATCCGAATAGTTAAAAAGTGGGCTAAACTCAATAATTGCTTTGCCACTTATAGTTGTTTGAGGGATTTGCGTTATATCTATATGCAAATTATAGTGTAAAACATCTATCGAATCGCGATGATTTGTTTGCCCCAAAAGTGTTGTTGTGACAAGCAATAAAAGGATTATTAAAGTTTTATTCATGATGGCTATGTTATTTAGTGTTTGTACTACTCTTGCGTTTCAAAATACTCAATGCTTTCTGACAAAAGACTCTCTTTTTCAATTGGAACGACTCCCGGTTTTTCACAAACCAATCCCCCTGCTATGTTAGCAATGGTGGCAACTACATCAGCTTTTATACCACACGCTAACGCAACTGCCGAAACACTTATCACGGTATCACCGGCTCCACTAACATCGGATATTTCGCGCTTTTGGGCAGGCATATGAAAGTATTCCTTTCCATTAGTAATCAAAACACCATGCTCTGATAGTGTTACCATTACATAGGTTGCATTTAGATGTTTCAACAGACTGTTTGCAGCATCTGCAACCGCTTTTGAACTGTTTCTAGGAACTCCTTCAAGTTTCATTCCCTCAACTAACTCTTTGAAATTAGGTTTAAACAAGGTAACATTTTTATAGTGCTCGAAATTGCGCTTTTTAGGATCTACTAAAGTTGGTATATTGTTTTCATTTGCAAATTGAACGACCTTACTGATAATTAGCGGAGTAACGTTCCCCTTGTCATAATCTTCAAAAACAATAGCATCGGGTTTGAATTGTTTAAGCATACTTAAACAATGTGAGATAAATTTCTCTTCCAGATTTTTGTCCAACGGATTTGATTCTTCATCATCAATTCTTAGTAGGTGCTGATTCGAAGATATAACACGGTGTTTTACAGTTGTTTTACGGCTGTCTGAAATCAGTATTCCTGACTGCTCTATCTCAGCTTTTTTCATCAACTTTAAAAACTCCTCTCCCTTGATATCGTCTCCAATAATTGCAATCATAATTGGCTCAGCTCCAAGCGATTTTATATTGATAGCAACGTTAGCAGCTCCTCCCATACGATTTTCTCGTTTGGTAACAGAAACCACCGGTACAGGTGCCTCTGGCGATATTCTTTCGGCTTTTCCCCATAAATATGAATCTATCATTACATCACCAATAATTGCTATACGTTTTGAATTAAATTGCTCGAAAAGTGATGTGAGAGCTTGTTGGTTCATTTTAAATCCGTTTTATAATAATATGTTCATAATGAAAACAGAAAAATCACAGGATAGTACAAAAGTAGCTATTTGTGTCAAATTTTCGAAATAATTTAGGAAATAGCATCTATATAGCTCGAAATGGATTTAACTACTTAGTAAAATCCTTATCAATTATATCCAAAGCTGACCTCAGTTACCTTCTCATCATGTCTATCAGAGAGCTAGCAGCAGCAGATATCTCATCTTGCTTAATAAGTCTTAAATGTTTTGTTGCACAAACATAAACTTTCCCAAATCTCCATTCAATCTCAAGAGGAGAGATCCTATTCATGGTCTCGTATTTAGCAACAATGGGCTTATTTAGTCCAAATCTAACGCCAAGCTCTCGTTTAATAAATTCAGCAGGGTCGCTCCCATGTATAAACAAAGCCTTTGGCCTAATTGTAGTAAATAAAAAATCAAAAATATCCGTTTTTCTTGAACCTTCATCTAACTGATTAACTGAATATGAGGGCTTTGAGTAAATGTTTGTCTCTAAACATAAATATTCCGAAAACACATTATTAATCAAAAATTCAATTTTAGATCTAGTCGGACTGTATTTTGTCCTTTTACCTTTTCGTTCATTTAGATAACTTTTTAACCAACTCGATTTGTCAAAATAATCATCTTGATAATAATCCCAAAAACTGCAATCCATTTTAGTTGCTGGATTAATTCCAACAATAAAAATTTCAGATTTTAATGGATTTCCATCACAAACAAAAGGTCTTAATGAATCATCTGCACCCATCAAAGCTCTAAGTTTTAACTTAAATTCCTGTGTATTCATATATACTTTCTACTTGTTAGCTATACTTTACTGTTATTTCAAAACGCACACAACTTGTTTATATTCACGGATATTAATTTGATAATCATCCTATTAACAATTGTTCATTGCTAATTGCTAATTACACATTGCCAGTTACTCGCTTCTTAGTGATACTATCGGATCTTGCTCCGCTGCCCGTTTAGCTGGAAGATATCCAAATGCTATTCCAACGCCAACACTAATAGCAAACGAAATTATTACCGAACTGGTTGTTACAACCGTTTTGATATCGGCAAATTTAGTTACTAATCCTGCACCTACAAAACCAAGAATAACACCGATAAAACCTCCGAAAAGGCTAATTAATGAGGCTTCTGAAATAAATTGCAGAACAATGTCGCGCTTACGCGCACCAACAGCCATGCGTATTCCTATCTCTTTTACCCGCTCCATAACATTTGCTAACATAATATTCATAATGCCAATACCCCCGACCAAAAGGGATATTCCTGCAATTGCCCCTAAAACCAAATTAAAAATATCACGTGTACGTTGTTGCTGCTTTAAAAGTAGTTCGGGAACAATGATTTCATAATCAGCTACTTGATTGTGACGACGAAATAGTATTCTATCCAATAAATTTCGAACATTGTCGAGATATTTACTATCAGAAACACTCAAAATTATTTTATCTAACTGATTTGTATTTATTTGTGCAATTTCAGTACTTGTTGTTTCTCTGTCATCGTCCCTTTTTTCGGCAGCTGCTTTTATCTGCTCTTGCGTAACACTACTTCTGTTTACAATTCGCAACAACATTGTTTCAACAGGAATATAAACCACTGAACTTGAGGTCTCTACGCCCATATCTTCCAAGTCGGATTTGGTTGCAACCTCTTTGTAAGTTCCCATGATGTGAAACCACTCATTACGACTTTTGATTTGCATACCTATTGGCGAATTTCCTTTAAAGAGTTTTTTTCCTAGTCCCTCACTAATAACGCAAACTGAAAGATTGTTATTCTGATGTCTTTCATTAAAAAATGAGCCTTCGGCAATCTCCACACCAAACAAATCAAAATAAACAAAATCGGTACCTGTCAGTTTTACGGGAATTTGTCTGCCTTCTGCCATTGCGTATGTCTCAACCGAGACTTGTGCACACGCATGAGCCAGATTGGGAACAATCTCTACAATGCTTTTAACATCTTTTAGTGTAAGCCCGGGCGAGTTTTTGCTTGCAATTTTGGTTTTATCGCTATCTTCAGCTTGTTCAACAACTTTTGGCACAACAATTATATTATTGACACCAACCATCTTCATCTGTTCTAAAATCTCCTGTTGAGCTCCATTGCCGATAGCAAGCATTGCAACAACAGCGGCAACACCGAAAATAATTCCTAAAGCCGTTAAGAATGACCTTATTTTGTTAGCCAATATTGATTCAACAGCAATGCCTAAATCGAGCCAAAACAGGTCAATCTCTTTACGAGGTATCCCAAAAATTTTCGCTTTTTTATTTTCGCTCTCCATGCTGTTTTCGCTATTTACTCTTGGCGATTTAACGAAATAATATCGCCAGCTTCAACTCCTTCTGTA contains:
- a CDS encoding FtsX-like permease family protein; this encodes MESENKKAKIFGIPRKEIDLFWLDLGIAVESILANKIRSFLTALGIIFGVAAVVAMLAIGNGAQQEILEQMKMVGVNNIIVVPKVVEQAEDSDKTKIASKNSPGLTLKDVKSIVEIVPNLAHACAQVSVETYAMAEGRQIPVKLTGTDFVYFDLFGVEIAEGSFFNERHQNNNLSVCVISEGLGKKLFKGNSPIGMQIKSRNEWFHIMGTYKEVATKSDLEDMGVETSSSVVYIPVETMLLRIVNRSSVTQEQIKAAAEKRDDDRETTSTEIAQINTNQLDKIILSVSDSKYLDNVRNLLDRILFRRHNQVADYEIIVPELLLKQQQRTRDIFNLVLGAIAGISLLVGGIGIMNIMLANVMERVKEIGIRMAVGARKRDIVLQFISEASLISLFGGFIGVILGFVGAGLVTKFADIKTVVTTSSVIISFAISVGVGIAFGYLPAKRAAEQDPIVSLRSE
- a CDS encoding D-glycero-beta-D-manno-heptose-7-phosphate kinase; translated protein: MNQQALTSLFEQFNSKRIAIIGDVMIDSYLWGKAERISPEAPVPVVSVTKRENRMGGAANVAINIKSLGAEPIMIAIIGDDIKGEEFLKLMKKAEIEQSGILISDSRKTTVKHRVISSNQHLLRIDDEESNPLDKNLEEKFISHCLSMLKQFKPDAIVFEDYDKGNVTPLIISKVVQFANENNIPTLVDPKKRNFEHYKNVTLFKPNFKELVEGMKLEGVPRNSSKAVADAANSLLKHLNATYVMVTLSEHGVLITNGKEYFHMPAQKREISDVSGAGDTVISVSAVALACGIKADVVATIANIAGGLVCEKPGVVPIEKESLLSESIEYFETQE